Proteins encoded together in one Bradyrhizobium sp. CB82 window:
- a CDS encoding recombinase family protein → MAILGYARVSTQDQHLTGQLEALTAAGATTIFKEKVSGARADRPQRAKLMASLKAGDVVVVTKLDRLGRSTRELLDLIERIGKAGASFRSLGDPLWDTSSSQGRLLSTLLAAIAEFERDLIRERTGEGRKRAQAKGVKFGRKPKLSDYQRQEAIKRRAAGETLASIAKSYAVDISMISRLAE, encoded by the coding sequence ATGGCCATTCTCGGATACGCCCGCGTCAGCACCCAAGACCAACACCTCACCGGCCAGCTCGAGGCGCTGACGGCAGCCGGCGCCACCACCATCTTCAAGGAGAAGGTCAGCGGCGCCCGGGCAGATCGGCCGCAGCGGGCGAAGCTTATGGCCTCCCTGAAAGCGGGTGATGTCGTGGTCGTCACGAAGCTCGACCGGCTTGGCCGCTCGACCCGTGAGCTGCTCGACCTGATCGAGCGCATCGGCAAGGCCGGCGCGTCTTTCCGTAGCCTCGGTGACCCGCTTTGGGATACTTCCAGTTCGCAAGGCCGGCTTCTCTCGACGCTGTTGGCTGCGATCGCTGAGTTTGAGCGCGACTTAATCCGCGAGCGCACCGGCGAGGGCCGGAAGCGCGCCCAGGCCAAGGGCGTCAAGTTTGGTCGCAAGCCCAAGCTGTCCGACTACCAGCGGCAAGAAGCGATCAAGCGGCGCGCTGCGGGCGAGACATTAGCGTCCATCGCCAAGTCCTACGCGGTCGACATCAGCATGATCTCGCGCCTGGCCGAATAG
- a CDS encoding S8 family serine peptidase, which yields MVPTTVLPYVRYSPNLYPTCTAAYRDGDGECLDQANAAGGGAGRSGKTSAGHSGRNTAQAVTTLRSFANEFVAELDSSLSTVDADALARGHGLTRIASESFPLIGATIGLFRITDGRPYGTVRREFAAANGVRSVQPNFRYVLQDQKAGSPAEGDPAQYALAKLRLPEAHMLAHGANVTVAVIDSGIDTSHPELANSIADNFDALGSKEGPHVHGTGIAGAIVSHARLMGSAPEARIIAIRAFGGTTGGAESSSYVILRSLNYAAEHGAQIVNMSFAGPKDALIERAIAATAARGLVLVAAAGNAGAKSPPLYPAANPNVIAVSATDAQDKLFSASNRGSHIALAAPGVDIFLPAPDGKYQMTSGTSFSAAYVSGVAALLLERNYALKPEALRLTLVKTARDLGTPGRDDLFGDGEPDAYAAVMAVAVDGATPVAAAPGTTKREDASERREEPGTRALEQPSLSSVVDKSTLSQADRPAAR from the coding sequence ATGGTTCCGACGACGGTGCTGCCTTATGTGCGCTATTCGCCAAATCTCTATCCGACCTGCACCGCGGCCTATCGGGACGGCGATGGCGAATGTCTGGATCAGGCGAATGCGGCCGGCGGTGGCGCCGGCAGGTCGGGCAAGACAAGCGCCGGTCACTCGGGCCGCAACACGGCGCAGGCGGTCACCACTTTGCGCAGCTTTGCCAATGAGTTCGTGGCCGAGCTCGACAGCAGCCTTTCGACAGTCGATGCCGACGCGCTTGCGCGCGGCCACGGCCTGACCCGAATTGCATCGGAGAGCTTTCCGCTGATCGGCGCCACCATCGGGCTGTTCCGCATCACCGACGGCCGGCCCTACGGCACCGTGCGCCGCGAATTCGCCGCGGCGAACGGCGTACGCTCGGTGCAGCCGAATTTCCGCTACGTGCTCCAGGATCAGAAGGCGGGCTCGCCGGCAGAGGGCGACCCGGCGCAATACGCGCTGGCAAAGCTCCGCCTGCCGGAGGCGCATATGCTGGCGCATGGCGCGAACGTCACGGTCGCGGTGATCGATTCCGGGATCGATACCAGCCATCCCGAGCTTGCCAACTCGATCGCCGACAATTTCGACGCGCTCGGCAGCAAGGAAGGGCCGCATGTCCACGGCACCGGCATTGCCGGCGCGATCGTGTCGCATGCACGTCTGATGGGGAGCGCACCCGAGGCCCGCATCATTGCGATTCGCGCCTTTGGCGGCACCACGGGGGGCGCCGAGAGCTCATCCTACGTGATCCTGAGATCGCTGAATTACGCCGCCGAGCACGGCGCGCAGATCGTCAATATGAGCTTTGCCGGTCCGAAGGACGCGTTGATCGAGCGCGCCATCGCGGCGACCGCCGCGCGCGGACTGGTGCTGGTTGCGGCGGCCGGCAATGCCGGGGCGAAATCGCCGCCGCTTTATCCCGCGGCCAATCCCAACGTGATCGCGGTCAGCGCGACCGATGCGCAGGACAAGTTGTTCTCTGCCTCCAATCGCGGCAGCCACATCGCGCTCGCCGCGCCCGGCGTCGACATCTTCCTTCCGGCGCCGGACGGCAAGTACCAGATGACATCGGGCACCTCGTTCTCAGCGGCCTATGTCTCCGGCGTCGCCGCGCTGCTTCTGGAGCGTAACTACGCTTTGAAGCCGGAAGCGCTGCGCCTGACGCTTGTAAAGACCGCCCGCGATCTGGGAACGCCGGGCCGCGACGATCTGTTCGGCGACGGCGAGCCCGATGCTTACGCCGCGGTCATGGCGGTTGCCGTCGATGGTGCGACGCCGGTTGCGGCGGCGCCAGGAACAACAAAACGTGAAGATGCGTCGGAACGTCGCGAAGAGCCTGGAACACGCGCCCTCGAGCAACCCTCGCTTTCCAGCGTCGTCGATAAATCCACGCTTTCTCAAGCGGATAGACCTGCCGCACGATAG
- a CDS encoding sigma-70 family RNA polymerase sigma factor, whose amino-acid sequence MSVTQAASDEVLIARIAQGDRLAMQVLFGRHHVRVYRFGLRLVRDEQVAEDLISEVFLDVWRQAGKFEGRSAVSTWLLAITRFKALSALRRRKDLELDEDAANAIEDQSDDPETAVQKKDTSEALRECLTALSPEHREIVDLVYYHEKSVEEVAEIVGIPENTVKTRLFYARKKLAELLKAAGVERGWP is encoded by the coding sequence TTGAGCGTGACACAGGCGGCTTCGGACGAAGTCCTGATCGCCCGGATCGCCCAAGGCGACCGGCTTGCTATGCAGGTGCTGTTCGGGCGGCACCATGTCAGGGTGTATCGCTTCGGGCTCCGGCTCGTGCGCGATGAACAGGTCGCCGAAGACCTGATCAGCGAGGTGTTTCTCGACGTCTGGCGTCAGGCCGGAAAGTTCGAGGGCCGTTCCGCTGTTTCCACCTGGCTGCTGGCAATCACCCGATTCAAGGCTCTGTCTGCGCTTCGGCGCAGGAAGGATCTTGAACTGGACGAAGACGCCGCCAACGCGATCGAGGACCAGTCCGACGATCCGGAAACGGCGGTGCAGAAGAAGGACACCAGTGAAGCGTTGCGAGAGTGTTTGACGGCACTGTCGCCGGAACATCGGGAAATCGTCGATCTCGTCTACTACCACGAGAAGTCCGTGGAAGAGGTGGCCGAAATCGTCGGAATACCGGAGAACACCGTGAAGACGCGCTTGTTCTATGCGCGCAAGAAACTGGCCGAGCTGCTCAAGGCAGCCGGTGTTGAACGAGGCTGGCCATGA
- a CDS encoding GGDEF domain-containing protein, whose product MNTAATTIPERNAAEVADLVLSPSQATPEVIARRLRQRRQMYIGQVASYSLGASVLLLYAYDGAIAMIVPSLFWFGGLMIIGIFAVLSEAGVGERYKDHYLTVFQITAHMTLQLIFVLAVPTIGIAFISVLFLVFAFGTLRMTSQQAMLTWTLVTAGLGFVFLISDLPIGMPMTSRLERLASMLCFVLVIGQCAFLGLFGSTLRKILDRRSIELKAAYQRIEELAELDELTGSLNRRSIMRALEEQIAGAREAKTPCSAALIDLDWFKRINDVHGHPTGDEVLRTFAITIFANIRPNDRFGRYGGEEFLLLMPDTPGEAAMRMLERLRAIVAELDWSAFASNMHVTISAGVAALRNNDNADTFLARADSALHSAKAQGRNCIATS is encoded by the coding sequence ATGAACACGGCCGCGACAACCATCCCGGAGCGGAATGCCGCAGAGGTGGCGGATCTCGTCCTTTCTCCAAGCCAGGCCACGCCGGAGGTCATCGCCCGCCGCCTACGGCAGCGGCGCCAGATGTACATCGGCCAGGTCGCGAGCTACTCGCTCGGCGCATCCGTCCTGCTGCTCTATGCCTATGACGGTGCGATCGCGATGATCGTGCCGTCGCTGTTCTGGTTCGGCGGGCTGATGATCATCGGCATCTTCGCGGTGCTGTCGGAGGCCGGCGTCGGCGAGCGCTACAAGGACCACTATCTCACGGTCTTCCAGATCACGGCGCATATGACGCTCCAGCTCATCTTCGTGCTGGCGGTGCCGACGATCGGAATCGCCTTCATCAGCGTGCTGTTCCTGGTTTTCGCATTCGGCACACTGCGCATGACCTCGCAGCAGGCGATGCTGACCTGGACGCTCGTGACCGCAGGGCTCGGCTTCGTCTTCCTGATCTCCGACCTGCCGATCGGCATGCCGATGACGAGCCGGCTCGAGCGGCTCGCATCGATGCTATGCTTCGTCCTGGTCATCGGCCAGTGCGCCTTCCTCGGCCTGTTCGGCAGCACGCTGCGCAAGATCCTGGACCGGCGCAGCATCGAGCTGAAGGCCGCCTATCAGCGTATCGAGGAGCTCGCCGAGCTCGATGAGCTCACCGGCTCGCTCAACCGCCGCTCGATCATGCGCGCGCTCGAGGAGCAGATCGCCGGCGCGCGCGAGGCGAAAACGCCCTGCTCGGCCGCACTCATTGATCTCGACTGGTTCAAGCGCATCAACGACGTTCACGGCCACCCGACCGGCGACGAGGTGCTGCGCACTTTCGCTATCACCATCTTCGCCAATATCCGCCCCAACGACCGCTTCGGTCGCTACGGCGGCGAGGAGTTCCTGCTGCTGATGCCGGACACGCCTGGCGAGGCAGCCATGCGCATGCTCGAACGCCTGCGCGCGATCGTGGCCGAGCTCGACTGGAGCGCGTTCGCGTCCAACATGCATGTGACGATTTCCGCAGGCGTTGCTGCACTGCGCAACAACGATAATGCCGACACATTTCTCGCGCGCGCCGACAGCGCGCTCCATTCCGCCAAGGCGCAAGGACGCAATTGCATCGCGACCAGCTGA
- a CDS encoding DUF2336 domain-containing protein, with protein MRSKPAKASAKISENLLDELQATLSHGTVARRVETLRRVTDLFISGAVDYSDDHVAVFDDVFQCLIDHIETSAKVLLAERLAPIDTAPPMTIRTLALDDVIDVAGPVLSKSERLDEATLIEIARSKSQAHLKAISMRRVLSDALTDVLVARGNDEVVQSTVGNPGAQFTELSLTELVGRAERDDDLATCVGLRPDLPRHHYLKLIAKASLSVRRKLEAANPGQADAVLSAVHEAAQRVRAATMTRQTEIARALVRSLFEDGRLNEHQVTAFAEQNKFDEANAGLAALAGVPVAIAENMMIESRTEGVMILAKVAGLSWSSVRAIIAMRDKLSGSDPTDLLSARDTYEGLRTSTAQQVLRFHRMQQSTAPA; from the coding sequence ATGAGATCGAAACCCGCGAAAGCATCAGCCAAGATTTCCGAAAACCTGCTCGACGAATTGCAAGCGACGCTGTCCCACGGCACCGTTGCGCGCCGGGTCGAGACGCTGCGCCGCGTCACAGATCTCTTCATCAGCGGCGCGGTGGACTATTCCGACGACCACGTCGCCGTGTTCGACGACGTCTTCCAGTGCCTGATCGACCATATCGAGACCTCGGCCAAGGTACTGCTCGCCGAGCGCCTGGCACCGATCGACACGGCACCACCCATGACCATCCGCACGCTCGCGCTCGATGACGTCATCGACGTTGCCGGCCCCGTGCTGTCGAAGTCGGAGCGGCTGGACGAGGCGACCCTGATCGAGATCGCGCGGAGCAAGAGCCAGGCGCATCTCAAGGCCATTTCGATGCGCCGCGTCCTGTCCGACGCGCTCACCGACGTGCTGGTGGCACGCGGCAATGACGAGGTGGTACAGTCGACGGTCGGGAATCCCGGCGCGCAATTCACGGAACTGAGCCTCACGGAGCTGGTCGGCCGCGCCGAGCGCGACGACGACCTCGCAACTTGCGTGGGCCTGCGACCCGACCTGCCGCGGCATCATTATCTGAAGCTGATCGCGAAGGCCTCCTTGAGCGTGCGCAGGAAGCTCGAAGCCGCCAATCCCGGACAGGCCGACGCGGTGCTCAGCGCGGTCCACGAGGCGGCCCAGCGCGTCCGCGCGGCAACCATGACGCGGCAGACCGAAATTGCGCGCGCGCTGGTGCGATCGCTGTTCGAGGACGGCCGTCTCAACGAGCACCAGGTCACGGCCTTCGCCGAACAGAACAAGTTCGACGAGGCCAATGCCGGGCTCGCGGCGCTCGCGGGTGTGCCAGTTGCGATCGCCGAGAACATGATGATCGAAAGCCGCACCGAGGGCGTGATGATCCTCGCCAAGGTCGCCGGCCTGTCATGGTCGAGCGTGCGCGCGATCATCGCGATGCGCGACAAGCTGTCCGGCAGCGATCCGACCGACCTGTTGAGCGCGCGAGACACCTATGAGGGGTTGCGCACCTCCACCGCGCAGCAGGTGCTGCGTTTCCACCGCATGCAGCAGAGCACGGCGCCGGCGTAA
- a CDS encoding DUF1109 domain-containing protein encodes MDTDQLIRTLAADNAHHAPKVGPVLMLSLLVAAPLTILIFVTFLGVRPDVMSAIHNPFFDMKFAVTLSLAIPAIAISLHLSRPEALMRGWGWLLLLPVALLAVAIGGEMMMAPAMPMTMRLVGKNSRVCLSAIPAMSLPLLAGALFGLRHGAPSRPALAGALAGLLSAGLAATLYASHCTDDSPLFVATWYTFATALVTALGALVGARVLRY; translated from the coding sequence ATGGATACCGATCAACTCATTCGCACGCTCGCGGCCGACAACGCTCATCATGCGCCGAAGGTCGGCCCCGTGCTGATGCTCTCGCTGCTCGTTGCCGCGCCGCTCACGATCCTGATCTTCGTCACTTTCCTGGGCGTGCGGCCGGACGTGATGAGCGCAATCCACAATCCGTTCTTCGACATGAAGTTCGCAGTCACCCTGTCGCTCGCGATCCCGGCGATCGCGATCAGCCTGCATCTGTCGCGGCCCGAGGCCTTGATGCGCGGCTGGGGCTGGCTGCTGCTGCTCCCCGTGGCGCTGCTTGCGGTGGCGATCGGCGGCGAGATGATGATGGCCCCCGCAATGCCGATGACGATGCGGCTCGTCGGCAAGAATTCCAGGGTGTGCCTGTCGGCGATCCCAGCGATGTCGCTGCCGCTGCTCGCAGGCGCGCTGTTCGGCCTGCGTCACGGCGCACCGTCGCGGCCTGCGCTTGCCGGCGCGCTCGCCGGCCTGTTGTCCGCGGGGCTGGCGGCGACGCTCTATGCCTCGCACTGTACTGACGATTCGCCGCTGTTCGTGGCGACCTGGTACACGTTCGCGACCGCGCTCGTGACCGCGCTCGGCGCGCTCGTCGGGGCGAGGGTCCTGAGGTACTAA
- a CDS encoding sigma-70 family RNA polymerase sigma factor, translated as MRGREDEWTGLMRSAMAGDDAAYHRLLKAVTPVLRATARRGLARAGQPPDQAEDIVQDILLAVHLKRHTWDSEAPFAPWLFAIARNKLIDALRRRGRRIFVNIDDFAETLPGEASQETASAGEVAAQLATLPQRQRDVLQSIAVDSTSIKDTASKLSMSEGAVRVALHRGLAALTAKLRDR; from the coding sequence GTGCGCGGACGTGAGGACGAATGGACCGGTCTGATGCGGTCGGCCATGGCAGGGGATGATGCGGCGTATCATCGCCTGCTGAAGGCGGTCACGCCGGTGCTGCGGGCTACCGCCCGGCGCGGCCTCGCGCGGGCCGGCCAGCCCCCTGATCAAGCCGAGGATATCGTGCAGGACATTTTGCTGGCGGTGCATTTGAAGCGGCATACCTGGGACAGCGAAGCGCCCTTCGCGCCCTGGCTGTTCGCGATCGCCCGCAACAAGCTGATCGACGCGCTGAGGCGACGGGGCAGACGGATCTTCGTCAATATCGACGATTTCGCCGAGACGCTGCCGGGCGAGGCGTCGCAGGAGACGGCCTCCGCAGGCGAGGTCGCGGCGCAGCTTGCCACGCTGCCGCAGCGCCAGCGCGACGTATTGCAGTCGATTGCGGTCGACAGCACCTCGATCAAGGACACCGCATCCAAGTTGTCGATGAGCGAAGGCGCGGTGCGCGTCGCGCTGCATCGGGGACTGGCCGCGCTTACCGCCAAATTGCGGGACAGATGA
- a CDS encoding enoyl-CoA hydratase, translated as MSTFEHIIVESKGAVGIIKLNRPKMLNALSFGVFREIAAAVDDLEADDAIGCIVVTGSEKAFAAGADIKEMQPKGFIDMFSEDFAAIGGDRVARCRKPTIAAVAGYALGGGCELAMMCDIIIAADTAKFGQPEITLGTIPGIGGTQRLTRAIGKSKAMDLCLTGRMMDAAEAERSGLVSRVVPADKLMDEVIAAAEKIAAMSQPAAAMAKEAVNRAFETTLAEGMQVERNLFHATFALEDRSEGMAAFIEKRKPVNKNR; from the coding sequence ATGAGCACGTTCGAGCACATCATCGTCGAAAGTAAAGGCGCGGTCGGCATCATCAAGCTGAACCGCCCGAAGATGCTCAACGCACTGTCCTTCGGAGTCTTCCGCGAGATCGCCGCTGCCGTCGACGATCTCGAGGCCGATGACGCGATCGGCTGCATCGTCGTCACCGGCAGCGAGAAGGCATTCGCCGCGGGTGCCGACATCAAGGAGATGCAGCCGAAAGGCTTTATCGACATGTTCTCGGAAGATTTTGCCGCGATCGGCGGCGACCGCGTGGCGCGCTGCCGCAAGCCGACGATCGCCGCGGTCGCGGGCTACGCGCTCGGCGGCGGCTGCGAGCTTGCGATGATGTGCGACATCATCATCGCCGCCGACACCGCGAAATTCGGTCAGCCCGAGATCACGCTCGGCACCATTCCCGGGATCGGCGGCACGCAGCGCCTGACGCGCGCGATCGGCAAGTCCAAGGCGATGGACCTCTGCCTCACCGGCCGCATGATGGATGCAGCGGAAGCCGAGCGAAGCGGCCTCGTCAGCCGCGTGGTCCCCGCCGACAAGCTGATGGACGAGGTGATCGCGGCCGCCGAGAAGATCGCCGCGATGTCGCAGCCCGCGGCCGCAATGGCCAAGGAAGCGGTCAACCGCGCCTTCGAGACCACGCTCGCCGAGGGGATGCAAGTTGAGCGCAACCTATTCCACGCCACCTTCGCGCTCGAAGACCGCTCCGAGGGCATGGCCGCCTTCATCGAGAAGCGCAAGCCGGTGAACAAGAACCGGTAA
- a CDS encoding TolC family outer membrane protein has translation MNGRAARTGRVRTRRRSGMGHVLVTWTALTVSCALPAAARAEALPEALAKAYQTNPQLNAERARQRATDENVPQALAGYRPQIVASLSAGLQSVRDLLPNNTIQTANLKPWVIGVTVTQTLFNGFRTANSVRVAELQVQSGREALRNVGQGVLLDAVTAYTNVLANQSLVEAQRSNVAFLRETLAVTQRRLNAGDVTPTDTAQAEARLNRGLSDLNAAEVALAISQATYTQVIGNPPSQLRPAEVVDRYLPKSREDSLAMAIREHPAVMAAGFDVDVASTNIRVAEGALLPSANVQGSASRSRDNDPTLGTFGTDQASIVANVTAPIYDGGQAASQTRQAKEVAAQSRLVLDQVRNQARTAATSAWVANEGAKIAVSASESEVKAATVALQGVQREAAGGQRTTVDVLNSQADLIQAKARLIGALRDRVIASYTLLSAVGRLDVKTLSLNTPDYLPEVHYQQVRDAWHGLRTPSGQ, from the coding sequence ATGAACGGGCGTGCCGCCAGAACTGGCCGCGTGAGGACGCGGCGCCGATCGGGCATGGGTCATGTTCTTGTCACATGGACCGCGCTGACGGTCTCCTGCGCCCTGCCCGCAGCCGCGCGCGCCGAGGCCCTGCCGGAGGCATTGGCAAAAGCCTATCAGACCAATCCCCAGCTCAATGCCGAACGGGCGCGCCAGCGCGCCACCGACGAGAACGTGCCGCAGGCGCTTGCCGGCTACCGGCCGCAGATCGTGGCGAGCCTGAGCGCCGGCCTGCAATCAGTGCGCGACCTGCTTCCGAACAACACCATCCAGACCGCGAACCTGAAGCCATGGGTCATCGGCGTCACCGTGACGCAGACGCTGTTCAACGGTTTTCGGACCGCCAACAGCGTGCGCGTCGCCGAGCTTCAGGTGCAGTCCGGCCGCGAGGCCCTGCGCAATGTCGGCCAGGGTGTGCTGCTTGATGCGGTGACCGCCTACACCAACGTGCTTGCCAACCAGTCGCTGGTCGAGGCGCAGCGCTCCAACGTCGCGTTCCTGCGCGAGACGCTCGCCGTCACTCAGCGCCGGCTGAACGCGGGCGACGTCACGCCAACCGATACGGCGCAGGCCGAGGCACGCCTCAACCGCGGGCTCTCCGATCTCAACGCCGCCGAAGTCGCGCTTGCCATCAGCCAGGCCACCTACACTCAGGTGATCGGCAACCCGCCGTCGCAGCTTCGGCCCGCGGAGGTCGTCGACCGCTATCTGCCGAAGAGCCGCGAGGACTCGCTCGCCATGGCGATCCGCGAGCACCCCGCAGTGATGGCGGCAGGCTTCGACGTCGATGTCGCCTCGACCAATATCCGCGTCGCCGAAGGCGCACTGCTGCCGAGCGCCAACGTGCAGGGCAGCGCCAGCCGCAGCCGCGACAACGACCCGACGCTCGGCACGTTCGGCACGGACCAGGCCTCCATCGTCGCCAACGTCACCGCGCCGATCTATGACGGCGGCCAGGCCGCATCGCAAACCCGTCAGGCCAAAGAAGTCGCAGCGCAGAGCCGCCTCGTGCTCGACCAGGTGCGCAACCAGGCACGCACCGCCGCGACCAGCGCATGGGTGGCGAACGAAGGCGCCAAGATCGCGGTCTCGGCCTCCGAGTCCGAGGTGAAAGCGGCGACCGTCGCCCTGCAGGGCGTGCAGCGCGAAGCCGCCGGCGGGCAGCGCACCACCGTCGACGTGCTGAACTCTCAAGCCGACCTGATCCAGGCCAAGGCCCGGCTGATCGGCGCACTGCGTGACCGCGTTATCGCCTCCTACACGCTGCTCAGTGCGGTCGGCCGCCTCGACGTCAAGACCTTGAGCCTGAACACGCCCGACTATCTGCCCGAAGTGCACTATCAGCAGGTGCGCGACGCCTGGCACGGCCTGCGCACGCCATCGGGGCAGTGA